A single window of Doryrhamphus excisus isolate RoL2022-K1 chromosome 5, RoL_Dexc_1.0, whole genome shotgun sequence DNA harbors:
- the lsm7 gene encoding U6 snRNA-associated Sm-like protein LSm7 isoform X1 encodes MRVFIHTLHYQCITRHCLSRYATSVNVAIIETLQDKDKKKKESIFDLSKYIDKPIRVKFQGGREASGVLKGFDPLLNLVLDGTIEYMRDPDDQLKLTEDTRQLGLVVCRGTSVVLICPQDGMEAIPNPFIQQQDG; translated from the exons ATGCGTGTTTTCATACATACCCTTCACTACCAATGTATCACACGCCACTGTCTTTCAAGATATGCTACGAGTGTAAATGTGGCAATTATAGAGACTTTACAG GAtaaagacaagaagaagaaggagagtaTATTTGACTTGTCAAAATACATTGACAAGCCTATTCGGGTTAAGTTTCAAGGAGGACGAGAAG CAAGCGGTGTTCTGAAAGGCTTTGACCCATTACTGAACTTGGTGTTGGACGGTACCATCGAGTATATGCGAG ATCCTGATGACCAGCTGAAGCTGACAGAAGACACCAGGCAGCTGGGGCTGGTGGTCTGCAGAGGCACGTCGGTGGTGCTCATCTGTCCCCAGGACGGCATGGAGGCCATTCCCAATCCTTTCATACAGCAGCAGGATGGCTAA
- the lsm7 gene encoding U6 snRNA-associated Sm-like protein LSm7 isoform X2 yields MADKDKKKKESIFDLSKYIDKPIRVKFQGGREASGVLKGFDPLLNLVLDGTIEYMRDPDDQLKLTEDTRQLGLVVCRGTSVVLICPQDGMEAIPNPFIQQQDG; encoded by the exons ATGGCG GAtaaagacaagaagaagaaggagagtaTATTTGACTTGTCAAAATACATTGACAAGCCTATTCGGGTTAAGTTTCAAGGAGGACGAGAAG CAAGCGGTGTTCTGAAAGGCTTTGACCCATTACTGAACTTGGTGTTGGACGGTACCATCGAGTATATGCGAG ATCCTGATGACCAGCTGAAGCTGACAGAAGACACCAGGCAGCTGGGGCTGGTGGTCTGCAGAGGCACGTCGGTGGTGCTCATCTGTCCCCAGGACGGCATGGAGGCCATTCCCAATCCTTTCATACAGCAGCAGGATGGCTAA
- the LOC131130079 gene encoding kelch-like protein 23: MACVSDDFLKERTKKLEEDESAVQPDVTLQVDGESFHVNRLQLALESPYFRALFFGCGVESTKRKIELKGVCLQHFSVLLDHSRTSILALDRENVLGLFETADFLQLERAKLLCCKFLERELHVCNCLGMMGYAWQRGCTQLYAAARQVVLTHFSALVSEEDFLSLPKDTVAHLLASDDLVIYKDDLALEATLRWVSFDPKREEHFLELVELVRPESLSLPFVSKLLDSMTQTSNPRAKLIYMLNEHFPTSWSLGRSLQRTRAKESLFVLGGAHDQEQQASYQFHPLSGRWQKCSPLQRKNLTQYSVAAVGDSVVVTGGYFRDVLWFSVDWVRKYECGNQRWVDGPALQKSRHSHCSIALDSFLYVFGGSMDEGLVADVERLRPGSEGGWETVSPMIRAVERAAVASLGSCIYVACGLDENGEAFGGIQKYDTNQDHWAVVSYSPFPRYDLVATELNGALYLFGGQALRFDVETDEWTVLDEEPLENKFFCGCAAVCGQIYLLCEKKGNKALPNMVLFDPYIDTCMEVDNALPCPVPLRGCVTIHVLT, encoded by the exons ATGGCCTGCGTATCAGACGACTTTCTGAAAGAGCGGACAAAGAAACTAGAGGAAGATGAAAGTGCTGTACAGCCTGACGTCACGCTACAGGTGGACGGAGAGTCTTTTCACGTCAACCGTCTCCAGCTTGCTCTTGAGAGCCCCTACTTTCGGGCTCTGTTCTTTGGCTGCGGCGTTGAAAGCACTAAAAGGAAAATTGAGCTCAAAGGGGTCTGCTTGCAGCATTTCAGCGTGTTACTGGACCACAGCCGGACTTCCATTCTCGCTTTGGACAGAGAAAACGTTTTAGGGCTTTTCGAGACTGCGGATTTCCTCCAGCTGGAGAGAGCCAAGCTGCTGTGCTGCAAGTTTCTTGAACGTGAGCTCCATGTCTGCAACTGTTTGGGAATGATGGGCTACGCCTGGCAGCGAGGTTGTACTCAGCTGTACGCCGCAGCAAGGCAGGTGGTCCTCACACACTTCTCTGCTCTTGTCTCAGAGGAGGACTTCCTGTCTCTGCCAAAGGACACTGTGGCACACCTTCTGGCCAGTGATGACCTGGTCATCTACAAAGACGATCTGGCCCTGGAGGCGACACTTCGTTGGGTGTCATTTGACCCAAAACGAGAGGAACACTTTCTGGAGCTTGTTGAGCTGGTGAGGCCAGAGTCTCTATCGTTGCCGTTTGTTTCTAAACTTCTGGACTCCATGACACAAACTTCTAACCCCAGAGCCAAGCTCATCTACATGCTGAATGAACATTTTCCAACATCCTGGTCGCTAGGCAGGTCCCTGCAGAGGACCAGGGCCAAAGAAAGTCTCTTTGTCTTGGGCGGAGCTCATGATCAGGAGCAACAGGCATCCTATCAGTTTCACCCACTCAGTGGAAGATGGCAAAAGTGTTCACCTCTGCAGAGGAAGAACCTCACACAGTACTCGGTAGCCGCAGTAG GAGACAGTGTGGTTGTGACAGGGGGCTATTTCCGCGATGTGCTGTGGTTCAGTGTGGACTGGGTCAGAAAATACGAATGTGGGAACCAACGTTGGGTGGACGGGCCCGCTTTGCAGAAGTCCAGACACAGCCATTGTTCCATTGCTCTTGATTCTTTCCTGTATGTCTTCGGGGGAAGCATGGATGAGGGGCTGGTGGCTGATGTTGAAAGACTGCGCCCGGGATCAGAAGGGGGCTGGGAAACCGTCAGTCCCATGATTCGGGCAGTGGAAAGGGCAGCTGTAGCCTCTCTGGGCTCGTGTATCTATGTGGCGTGTGGCCTGGATGAAAACGGGGAGGCGTTTGGTGGAATACAGAAGTACGACACCAATCAGGATCACTGGGCTGTAGTCTCCTACTCCCCCTTTCCACG ATATGACCTGGTTGCGACCGAGCTCAACGGCGCCCTCTATCTGTTTGGAGGTCAAGCCTTGCGCTTTGACGTGGAGACGGACGAGTGGACAGTTCTGGACGAGGAACCTCTGGAGAATAAGTTCTTCTGCGGTTGCGCCGCAGTTTGCGGCCAAATATACCTGCTCTGCGAAAAGAAAGGCAACAAAGCACTCCCAAACATGGTTTTGTTTGACCCTTACATCGACACTTGCATGGAGGTGGACAACGCTCTACCCTGCCCTGTGCCACTCAGAGGCTGTGTCACCATTCATGTGCTTACATGA